AAGTCATTGATGAGCAACCATGGTGAGATATTTTGCCCTCTCTTGTTACAGGTGTGAACTCTTTGATCAGAATTTGAAGGGTGCATTGGAGATAGCAGAGAAAGCTGGTAACTTTGGACCTGGATCTTGAGCAGAAAAAACCCTGAAAAATGTGTACGAAGGCAAATCCAGAGTATCCATTGCTCCAGTtccttttcttattttttttgccaATCCATTGAATTGTTTGTTGTGACTGGGAAGCTATAGTACACTGCATATGGGTCAACATGTCTCCAAGCAGTGCTGATATTTCCGAACTAATGTTGAATAACTTGTATATGAGAAGGATATGCTATACTGGGATACAATGTAAATactgaatgttttgtttttgtatataCTTTAAGAATAAACACCACGATGTAACATTTATCATCTCTAGTCTTTCTTTCCAATGTAATTCTTTTTAGAAGTAACTAAAACCACAACATAAGGTATTTTATTCAAGTCTTATCTATTCAAACACATTTCACCCATATAAGGAGATGTGTACAGTGCCAATTTAAAAAGTGAGCAGTACATTTGACCATAAAGTGTCTTGGTTTCAAATTATCACATTGACACATTTTCAATACTTGAATCTGGAATCTGTTTAATGCCATGAGCATTGAAAATAGTTAACACAACATGGTTGATGTATTTGCATCTGAATACATCttcagtgaaaataaatattCCCTCGCTCAACTCCATGTCTCACTATCTCTTAAAAGAAGAATATACAGGACCATGTCTCCCGTCAATTCAATTGAGCCTTTTTCAAATCAAAAACActtaataaataagaatgtacatTCTTATCCTAAATTTCCCACATTGACAGCAGAGAGTTGGTGTAGTGATCACTCAGTCTTCTTGGGGATGTGACCCATCTTGGTTCTGATGTTCCGCAGCAGGAAAAAGCAGATGGTAGTGATGAGACAAGTGATCTCTGCTACCCAGAAGGCCATTTCCCAGCTGTGGTGCTTGGCGATGGTGCTGAACGGCAGTCCAGAGCAGAAGCCACCAACTGAATGATACAGGAATGTCAATTAGGCTGGTTCTCATAAATAGGATATACAGATTTAGTTGTTGAActacactacctgtcaaaagttttagaacacctaattcaagggttttactttattcttactattttctacattgtagaataatagtggacattaaaactatgaaataacacacatggaatcatgcagtaaccaaagaagtgttcaacaaatcaaaatatattctttgccttgatgacagctttgcacactcttggcattctctcaaccagcttcacctggaatacttttccaacaggagttcccacatatcctgagcacttgttggctgcttttccttcagtctgcggtccRtctcatcacaaaccatctcaatttggttgaggtcgggggattgtggaggccaggtcatctgatgcagcactccatcgctctccttcttggtaaaatagcccttacacagcctggaggtgtgttgggtcattgtcctgttgaaaaacaaatgatagtcccactaagtgcaaaccagatgggatggtgtttcgctgtcgtagccatgctggttaagtgtaccttgaattctaaataaatgaattctaaataaatcactgaccatatcaccaggaaagcacccccacaccatccacctcctcctccatgcttcacggtgggaaccacacatccgtTMACCTACTCTGTGTCaaacaaagacacggtggttggaaccaaaactctccaatttggactccagaccaaaggacagatttccaccggtctaatgtccattactcgtgtttcttggcccaagcaagactcttcttcttattggtgtcctttagtggtttctttgcagcaatttgaccatgaaggcctgattcacacagtctcctctgaacagttgatgttgagatgtgtctgttactttaactctgtgaagcatttatttgggctgacatttctgaggcttgtaactcaaacgtatcttctgcagcagaggtaactgggtcttcctatcctgtggcggtcctcatgagagccagtttcatcatagcacttgatggttttggcgactgcacttgaagaaactttcaaagttcttgaaattttctggattgactgaggttcatgtcttaaagtaattatggactgttgtttctcttcgcttacttgagctgttgccaaaatatgaacttggtattttattaaatagtgctatcttctgtataccccctaccttgtcacaacacaactgattggctcaaaggcattaaggaaagaaattccacaaattaacttttaacaaggcacacctgttaattgaaatgcattccaggtaactaactcatgaagctggttgagagaatgccaagtgtgtgcaaagctgtcatcaaggcaaaggatggctatttgaagaatctcaaatataatatatatttttatttgtttaacacttttttggttactatatgattccatatgatgtcttcactattattgtacaatgtagaaaatagtaaaaataaagaaaaacccttgaatgagtaggtgttctaacacTTTACCAGTAGTGTACCTGTCTGGTACTGCTAGTAAAGCCAAGACACCAGAATACAATACAAAAAATGTGAGAAAAGCATTCATTAGAATTTGAGACAATCTGGTTGAGATAAACTTACTGTTGGCCATTAGGGCAACAATAGCATGTGACGTTCCACAATAGTTTGAAGGAGCACTCTCATTGGCTATCACGCCAAACAAGGCTATTGGTCCGTAAGATGAGAAGCCAAATGTAGCCCCCAAGAAGAGGATCCACATCTGAATTtataacataaaaaaacaaaacatgaactAACAAACAGTCTAATAGTGTATTGGCTCTGAAAGGAGTTTTGATGGAACATGATGTGTTCACTATACCTTTGGGCTGTCTGGCGTGACAGTGATCCGGAATAGATACATGGAACCAAACATCCCAGCCATCATTGAGATCAAGAGAAAATGACGGGGGTTTCCATGRCTTTTCATGCCTTGCTGTACAAAAAGAAATACAGTACCTTACAAACACTGCAGTGATCTGTATAGAGCTCTGAATTAGTGTATGATGCCACTGTAAACCCACTTGTGCCACAGCCTTGTCAGAGAAGTATCCTGCAGCTAAACTGCCCAACAGGCCTCCCACCTCCAGGGCACTCATGTAGGAACTGCCTGTGAAAAAGAGCTGCGTTCAGTCAAACTTAACAAGAGGCAGTTATTATTGAGTTATCAACCGCAGTCTATTGCATACTGGTAAAACAGGCAGGCTAGCRTTTTTAGTCATGAAtctgcagtggtcactagctggcaaagtcataaaatctgattttaaacccaaccttaaccacactgctaaccctaatccctaaccctaaccttaaatgaatacCAAAAAGCACatatttgttttaatacatttttacattatagccaatttttactttgcagctggcctatctaagagCAAATCACTGTTATGCCTCATGACAATACACGTCAACCTGCGTAAAACAGAGGGAAAACGCAGGTCTTAATGTATCAGACTTCCATACCCATGAGTGTTGACTGGCCCTTGTCCTGGATGAGGAAGAGCTGGCCCCAGTCAGTGCAGGCTGTCTTCACCCCAAACACCACCAGGTAGCCCACAGACAGCAACCACAGGTAGGGGGACAGGATGAACTCTTTGAAGGTGGTCTCATCACTGGATGAGCCTGGTAAGGGAGAGAGGTTTCAGTCACACTAGCACATCACTTAGAGTGTGCATGATCTTGAACTTGTTCACGCTAGCATGTGAGGGGCA
The genomic region above belongs to Salvelinus sp. IW2-2015 linkage group LG4p, ASM291031v2, whole genome shotgun sequence and contains:
- the LOC111960666 gene encoding glucose-6-phosphate exchanger SLC37A4 → MATAGYGYYRTTIFLAMFVGYTLYYFNRKTFSFVMPSLMQEIKLDKDDLGMITSSQSLAYAISKFISGVLSDQISARWLFSIGLFMVGAINVVFSWSSTVAIFSGLWFLNGLGQGLGWPPCGRVLRKWFEPSQFGTWWAILSCSMNLAGSLGPIIATLMAQSYSWRTTLSISGLSCCVVSFVCLLLIRNEPKDVGLPNIDTGGAKKGKAGSSSDETTFKEFILSPYLWLLSVGYLVVFGVKTACTDWGQLFLIQDKGQSTLMGSSYMSALEVGGLLGSLAAGYFSDKAVAQQGMKSHGNPRHFLLISMMAGMFGSMYLFRITVTPDSPKMWILFLGATFGFSSYGPIALFGVIANESAPSNYCGTSHAIVALMANIGGFCSGLPFSTIAKHHSWEMAFWVAEITCLITTICFFLLRNIRTKMGHIPKKTE